In Isosphaera pallida ATCC 43644, the sequence GTTGGATTTGGGAATCGACGGGATTCAAAGCATCCTGGCGGAACAAGGGCGACTACCGACTCGCAATTTTGAGGCGCGGGGAGTCGAGGCCAGTTTATTAGCTCAAGCCAATCGCCGGTTGGTAGTGCCAGCTCCGGAGCCGTCGTTGCTTTGGGCCGTGCTGGTCGGTCTAGCGGTCTTGAGTGTCGGTCGGGTGATTGGTTGGTCGGGTGGCGGGCCGGATGGCTGGCCACGGAGAGGACGTCCCCGACTCACCGGGCGTCCACCGCGTCGTCCCGCTTCCCGAACCAAACAATGGCGGCTTAATCGGCCAGAGTCGCCGACAGCTTATTCAGGGCCTCATTTTCGATTTGGCGGACCCGCTCCCGGGTCAGACCCAGCTGCTCGCCAATCTCCTTAAGGGTGCAAGGCGGTTGATCGTCCAACCCAAACCGCATGCGTAACACGGTGGCTTCACGCTTGTCCATCTCTTCAAGACGCCGCATGACCAACTTAAGGTTATCGGCTTCGACCATCTCGACATCGGGCGGACGAGTCCGTTCGTCCATGAGCATATCACCCAGGCTCCAACCGCTCTCGGGCTGATCAGACTGAGGCACGAGGTTGTACACTTTAATGGCTTTCTTGACGATGGCCAGCTTCTTTTTGGGAATCCGCAACTCGTGGGCAATCTCGTCGGTCGTCGGTGTGCGGCCCAGACGATCCTGGAGTTCGATGGCGGCCCGTCGCCACTTGCAGAGCAGTTCGACCATGTAGGCTGGAATGCGAATCGGCTTAGCGGTGTTGACTAAGGCCCTCTTGATCGACTGCTTGATCCAGTAACTCGCGTAAGTGCTGAACCGGGTGCCCACCTTGGGGTCGAATCCCTCCACCGCCCGAAGCAGGCCGAGGTTCCCCTCCTCGATCAAATCCTGAAGCGCTAGGCCCTTGCCAACATATCCCCGCGCGATGTTGACGACCAACCGCAAATTGGCCCGCACCATCCGTTCGCGGGCGGTCTTGTCTCCTTTGGCGATGCGTGCGGCAAGTTCCTTCTCCTCCTCGGCCGAGAGCAACGCCATTTCGTTGATCTCG encodes:
- a CDS encoding sigma-70 family RNA polymerase sigma factor, whose product is MARIRRHRRDTVQSPLETYLREINEMALLSAEEEKELAARIAKGDKTARERMVRANLRLVVNIARGYVGKGLALQDLIEEGNLGLLRAVEGFDPKVGTRFSTYASYWIKQSIKRALVNTAKPIRIPAYMVELLCKWRRAAIELQDRLGRTPTTDEIAHELRIPKKKLAIVKKAIKVYNLVPQSDQPESGWSLGDMLMDERTRPPDVEMVEADNLKLVMRRLEEMDKREATVLRMRFGLDDQPPCTLKEIGEQLGLTRERVRQIENEALNKLSATLAD